The genomic DNA ATCGCTGGCCGTGTTAATGGTGAGCTGGTTGATGCATCTGACCTGATTGAAAGCGATGCGCAGCTGTCTATCATCACAGCGAAAGACGAAGAAGGTCTGGAGATCATTCGTCACTCCTGCGCGCACCTGTTAGGTCATGCGATCAAACAGCTGTGGCCGAACACCAAAATGGCGATCGGTCCGGTTATCGACAACGGTTTCTACTATGACGTTGATCTTGACCATACCCTGACTCAGGAAGATATCGACGCGCTCGAAAAACGTATGCACGAGCTCGCCGAAACTAACTATGACGTCATTAAGAAGAAAGTCAGCTGGCACGAAGCGCGTGAAACCTTCGTGAAGCGTGGCGAGAGCTATAAAGTCTCTATTCTTGATGAAAACATCTCTCATGATGACAAGCCTGGCTTGTACCATCACGAAGAATACGTCGACATGTGCCGTGGACCGCACGTGCCGAACATGCGCTTCTGTCATCACTTTAAGCTGATGAAAATCGCGGGCGCCTACTGGCGTGGCGATAGCAACAACAAGATGTTGCAGCGTATCTATGGTACCGCGTGGGCCGATAAAAAAGCCCTTAACGCCTACCTGCAGCGCCTGGAAGAGGCGGCTAAACGTGACCACCGTAAAATCGGTAAACAGCTTGACCTGTACCACATGCAGGAAGAAGCGCCGGGTATGGTGTTCTGGCACAATGACGGCTGGACTATCTTCCGTGAACTGGAAACGTTCGTACGCTCCAAGCTGAAAGAGTACCAGTATCAGGAAGTGAAAGGCCCGTTCATGATGGACCGTGTGCTGTGGGAAAAAACCGGCCACTGGGACAACTACAAAGATGCGATGTTCACCACCTCTTCTGAGAACCGTGAATACTGCATTAAGCCAATGAACTGCCCGGGCCACGTTCAGATCTTCAACCAGGGTCTGAAATCCTACCGCGATCTGCCGCTGCGTATGGCAGAGTTCGGTAGCTGCCACCGTAACGAGCCATCAGGTGCATTGCACGGTCTGATGCGTGTTCGTGGCTTTACTCAGGATGATGCACATATCTTCTGTACTGAAGATCAGGTTCGTGA from Enterobacter ludwigii includes the following:
- the thrS gene encoding threonine--tRNA ligase; translation: MPVITLPDGSQRHYDHAVSPMDVALDIGPGLAKATIAGRVNGELVDASDLIESDAQLSIITAKDEEGLEIIRHSCAHLLGHAIKQLWPNTKMAIGPVIDNGFYYDVDLDHTLTQEDIDALEKRMHELAETNYDVIKKKVSWHEARETFVKRGESYKVSILDENISHDDKPGLYHHEEYVDMCRGPHVPNMRFCHHFKLMKIAGAYWRGDSNNKMLQRIYGTAWADKKALNAYLQRLEEAAKRDHRKIGKQLDLYHMQEEAPGMVFWHNDGWTIFRELETFVRSKLKEYQYQEVKGPFMMDRVLWEKTGHWDNYKDAMFTTSSENREYCIKPMNCPGHVQIFNQGLKSYRDLPLRMAEFGSCHRNEPSGALHGLMRVRGFTQDDAHIFCTEDQVRDEVNACIRMVYDMYSTFGFEKIVVKLSTRPEKRIGSDETWDRAEADLAVALEENGIPFEYQLGEGAFYGPKIEFTLYDCLDRAWQCGTVQLDFSLPQRLSASYVGEDNERQVPVMIHRAILGSLERFIGILTEEFAGFFPTWLAPVQVVVMNITDSQAEYVKELTQKLQNAGIRVKADLRNEKIGFKIREHTLRRVPYMLVCGDKEVEAGKVAVRTRRGKDLGSLDVSEVIEKLQQEIRSRSLQQLEE